The sequence GCGATGGTCGACATCGGCGGCGAGGACGCGATCCCGTTCCTCGTCGACACCGACCGCGGCGAGACGCTTTCCGAAAGCGAGGAGATCATCGACTACCTCGAGACACACTACGAATGACGGTCGAGTGCGTCGCTGTCGATTCCTCGAGCACACTGGCGGCGAACTACGACGTACGCGTAGCTGACGGTCGGTAGTCGACAGGTTTCAGAAACTGCGATAGCAGCCGCTCTCGAGTGTTGAAGTGACGGGGTAGGTCAAGGCAGGTGAACCCGCGTGGAAACCACACGGGCTGAAAGGTGACTGCTGACCGTGCCGTCTACCCACCCTTTCTCCTATCGTCATAAAACACCTCCGGTACGCGACGCCGAGGTGGCTGAACTGACAACCACCGAATCGGAACGGTCGCTCCAACGTGGTCCGTGCTCGGGTTCGAGTCGGAAATCAGTCGCTCGAGGGAACCAGATCGTCGACGAAGATTTCGGTGGGGACGTCAGGCAGCCGCGGGGGGACGACGCCGTCGCTCGAGTCGATGGTGTGGCCGGTCTCGACATGGTGATCGATCGCCGCACGTGATCGAGTTCGGGCGGACGGTTCGTCGGTCGCGCTCGTGTGCCAGTCGCAGTGCAGACAGTACTTCATCCGTTGCTATCGCTAGCTGCGACCACGGTCCTGAAGCCTTTTCGGTGTCCGATCCCCGGGGGATCAGAACAGTTCGTCGAACGACTCGACGCGGTAATCGCCGCGGACGCACCGGCCCCGGCGCTCGTGACCGACGCGTTCGACGTGGATCGCGTCGAGGCCCGCGTTCCAGGCCGCGCCGACGTCGCTGGCGCCGTCGCCCGCGAGGACACCCGTATGACCGTTCTCACCGACGCCGAGGTCGTCCATCACGCGGTAGACCGGGTTCGGGTCGGGTTTCCACCCCGTTTCGGGGGTACAACAGAGGCGGGCGTCGAACCAGTCGCGGATACCGAGATGGTCGAGCACCGGCTCGCAGAGGAACTCCTGACAGTGGGTCACCAGCCCCACGGGTTCCTCGAGGTCGGTGACGAACGCGGCGTCGTCGTGGAGATACGTCTGCTCGGCCCGCACCAGCGGATCCTCCTCGTCGTGGAAGGCGGTCCAGAACTCGTCGGGATCGAGGCCCCACTGCCGGAGCTGTCGATCCCGGGAACCGGTCAGTCCGCTCCAGAGGATGTCGGCTTCCTGGTCGGTGAACTCGTACTCGAGTCGCTCGCCGACCCGGTCGAACACGTCCCGGGTGTAGGACCACTCGACATCGACGAGCGTGCCGTCGAGATCGAGCAGCCAAAAGTCGTACTCGCCGTCCATCGGACACTGTGGTACGAGCGTCTCGAGTAAAGATGTATCGCCTGTTCGCACCCGAACACCGCGGCCCGTCGCAATCGGCGACGGGATCCGGGCACAAATATCACACTCAGTAGCGGTAAATCGCACGGCCGTCGAGATCGGCACTATCCACAATATATAACCAGGTGGTACCAGTCAATTATAC comes from Haloterrigena salifodinae and encodes:
- a CDS encoding HAD family hydrolase, with protein sequence MDGEYDFWLLDLDGTLVDVEWSYTRDVFDRVGERLEYEFTDQEADILWSGLTGSRDRQLRQWGLDPDEFWTAFHDEEDPLVRAEQTYLHDDAAFVTDLEEPVGLVTHCQEFLCEPVLDHLGIRDWFDARLCCTPETGWKPDPNPVYRVMDDLGVGENGHTGVLAGDGASDVGAAWNAGLDAIHVERVGHERRGRCVRGDYRVESFDELF